The Bacteroidales bacterium nucleotide sequence CTTTTGACTCTGCTCCTCTTGCTGCAAATCTTGATTTTGTGGTAAAAGATAACTTTTCTGAATTCCAAACAGGTGTTAATGCCCTGAAAAAATTAACCGACGGAAAAGTATATCTCGGAATAAAAGCCGGAGAACTTTCAACACCTTATACAAATACTGCAAATGTGGAAAAATATGAATTTTCAGGTCCGCATCCTGCAGGAAACGTAGGTGTTCAAATAAATAAAATTAAACCCGTCAATAAAGGTGAAACTGTTTGGACACTCAGTGCTGCCGATGTTATTATTATTGGTCGATTATTTGAAACAGGAAAATATGATGCAAGAAGAACCATTGCATTAGCCGGTTCCGAAGTTAAAAATCCAAAATATTACAATACTTTAATAGGGGCACCTATTTCAGATATTATAAAAGATAATCTCAAGACTACCGATAGTGACATAAGAATTATATCCGGAAATGTTCTTACGGGAGAACGTGTTTCTGAAAAAAACTATGTCGGATTTTATGATAATGTTGTTACGGTTATCCCGGAAGGGAATAAAGCTGAGTTTTTAGGCTGGGGAATGCCCGGATTCGGAAAGTTTAGTGTTTCAAGAGCTTTTTTCTCTTGGTTAAAACCAAAAAAAGAGCGAGTTATAGATACAAAACTTCACGGAGGAGAAAGACCGTTTATTGTAACAGGTGAGATGGAAAAAGTTTTTCCGATGGATATTTTTCCGATGCAATTACTGAAAGCAATCCATATAAAAGATCTTGATTTAATGGAAGAACTCGGGATTTATGAAATTGCAGAAGAAGATTTTGCTTTATGTGAAGTAATTAACACTTCAAAAATTGAAATTCAAAAAAGCATAAGGGAAGGATTTGAGTTTGCAATAAAAGAACTCGGATAATTAATTAAAATAAATATACACCAGTCAATTTTAAGACATGAAAGGTTTACACAGATACATTGAAAAAATAAAACCTAACTTTGAAAAAGGCGGAAAACACGAAAGGTGGGGAGCTGTTTTTGAAAGTTTTGAAACATTCTTATTTGTTCCGGGAAATACAACACCAAAAAAAGGAGCACACATAAGAGATGCAATGGACTCAAAACGTTTAATGAGTGTTGTTGTTTTAGCTGTAATTCCGGCCATGCTTTTCGGAATGTGGAATGTCGGACACCAATATTTTTTATCAATAGGAACTGATGCAGGTATTTGGCAAGCTTTCGGACACGGATTAATAAGAGTTCTTCCGATTGTCGTTGTTTCTTATGTTGCCGGTCTCGGAACAGAGTTTGTTTTTGTTCATATCAAACGAAAAGAAATTGAAGAGGGTTTCCTTGTTTCAGGAATATTAATTCCTCTCATTATTCCTGTTGACACTCCATTATGGATGGTAGCAGTTGCAACAATTTTTGCTGTTATTATAGGTAAAGAAGTATTTGGCGGAACCGGAATGAATATAGCAAACCCGGCATTGCTTGCAAGAGCATTCTTATTCTTTGCATATCCTTCAAAAATGTCCGGAGATAAAGTCTGGATTTCAAGATTAACAGAAGGGAACGGTATAATTGACGGTTTTTCCGGAGCAACGCCTCTGGGACAAGCTGTTGAAAACGGTGCAAATATTGTTGACGGTGCAGGACACAGTTTGTCAACATTTGATTATTTTATGGGGTGGATACCGGGCTCAATAGGAGAAACTTCAACACTAATGATTTTATTGGGTGCAATTATTCTTCTGTTTACCGGAGTTGCAAGTTGGAAAATTATGCTTTCCGCATTTGCAGGAGGTGCCGTTATGGGTTTGTTGCTGAATACTTTTGCAACAGATACAAACCCTGTAATGGCTATACCTTTTTACGATCACCTTCTTCTCGGCGGCTTTGCTTTCGGTATGGTATTTATGGCAACCGACCCCGTTACAGCTGCTCAAACCACAAAAGGAAAATGGATATACGGTTTTTTAACCGGCTTTATTGCAATTCTTGTAAGAGTTCTTAACCCGGCATACCCCGAAGGTGTTATGATGGCAATACTACTTATGAATGTTATGGCTCCTTTAATTGACCACTATGTTGTTCGGGGAAATGTTAAAAAACGCTTAAAACGAATTAAAGTTGCCGGCAAATAAACTAATTGCAAATTAACACATAACAATATAAAAATAATCAAGATGAAAATAGATACAAACGGCAATTTATATACATTTATATACGCAGCAGTATTAGTTATTGTTGTTGCTGCCGCACTTGCATTTACGGCAATACAACTTCAACCTTTGCAAGAACAAAATGTTAAAGTTGAAAAGATGCAAAATATTTTACAATCTGTGGGGTTTAATCCTACGGTTGAAAACGCATCAGAACTTTATGCTAAATATGTTCAGGAAGATTTTGTTGTAGATATTAACGGAGAACGAAAAGAAGGCAAAGGGTTTGATGTTAACATGAAAAAAGAAAGTCGCAAAACCTTTAAAATAAAAGCATTAAAAAACAAGTTGCAGACAGCTGAAGGGTCGGAGAAGGCAAAACTGCAAGATGAACTTAATTCATTAAGAGCATCGCTTAACTTGCCTGTTTATGTTTGTGAAAAGGACGGAGATATTCATTACATTTTTCCTTTGCAAGGAAAAGGACTTTGGGGTCCGATTTGGGGGTACATTGCTTTAGATAATGATTTCAATACGATTTACGGTGCGGTTTTCGACCACAAAGCCGAAACTCCCGGACTCGGAGCTGATATTAATAAAGATTGGTTTGAGCAACCTTTTTCAGGCAAAACACTATTTGAAGGAGATGAATTTGTTTCAATTACACTATATAAAGGGGGAAAGGGCTCAGCTGTATTAGCCGGTGATTCAGAGCACGGTTGTGATGCTATTTCAGGCGGAACAATTACAAGCAAAGGACTTGAGAGAATGTTAAAAGAAGAATGGCTGTATAATTATGAAGCCTTTTTGAAAAAGAATAAAAAGTAATAATATAACATCAGAAATAAAATCAAGATGAGTAAAAATTCAAAATTATTATCCGGACCGATTAACTTAAACAATCCGATTACTGTTCAAGTACTCGGTATATGTTCAGCTCTTGCGGTAACTGTAAAATTGGAACCGGCAATTGTAATGTCTGTATCTGTTCTTTTTGTAATGGCATTTGCAAATGTTATTATATCATTATTACGAAATACAATTCCCTCAAGAATAAGAATTATTGTTCAGTTGGTTATCATTGCAGCCCTTGTTATATTAGTTGACCAAGTTTTAAAAGCATATTTGTATGACGTAAGTAAGCAATTATCTGTTTTTGTAGGGTTAATTATTACAAATTGTATCATAATGGGGCGTTTAGAAGCCTTTGCTTTAGGAAATAAACCGTATGCGTCTTTTTTAGATGGTGTCGGTAACGGAGCGGGTTATGCTGTTATAATGATAATAATTGCTGCCGTAAGAGAGCTGTTCGGTGCAGGAACTTTAACTCTTCCCGGGCTTGGAGAACTTCAAATTATTCCGCAAGGCTTTTATGATTTCGGGTATCAAAATAACGGATTAATGATTCTTCCGCCGATGGCTCTTATTGTAGTCGGTGTCATAATTTGGGTTCAAAGAGCAAGAACTCGTGAACTTATTGAAGAAAATTAGATAAAATTTCAGTGTTACTGATTCGCATAACAGTTAATTTTAAAACATTTAAAGAAATTAAAAAATATATAAAATGCAAGACTTATTAAATCTCTTTGTAAGGTCAATTTTTGTTGAAAATATGGTTTTTGCCTTCTTCTTAGGCATGTGTTCATATTTGGCAGTTTCTAAAACTGTAAAAACAGCAATGGGCTTAGGATTAGCAGTTATCTTTGTTTTGGTAATTACGGTTCCTGTTGATTGGCTTTTAAACGAATATATCTTAAAAAAAGGTGCTTTAGAATGGCTAATCGGAGCAAAAGCTTTAGATGTTGATTTAAGTTTCTTAAGTTTCATCATGTTTATTGCCGTAATCGCATCAATGGTACAATTAGTTGAAATGATTGTTGAAAAATTTGCACCGGCATTATATTCTTCACTTGGTATATTTCTACCTTTAATTGCAGTTAACTGTGCAATTTTGGGAGGTTCATTATTTATGCAAGAAAGAGAATTAGCATCTGTCGGAGAAGCTACTGTATACGGGCTTGGTTCAGGTATCGGATGGTTAATTGCTATCATCGGAATTGCTGCAATCAGAGAAAAAATAAGGTATTCAAATGTTCCGGCTCCTTTAAGAGGACTTGGTATTACTTTTATTGCAACCGGTATTATGGGAATTGCATTTATGACTTTTATGGGAATTAAACTTTAGAAATTGATTATTAGAAATTGATTATTGTAATAAACGGTAATCATAAAATAAATATAAATAACAAAATGATACTACTTCAAACAACACCCGATTTGTCAACTGTTTTAATAATAAGTATTGCAGCGTTTTTAACTATGATAATACTCTTAGTTGCAATTCTTCTTTTTGCAAAAGCAAAATTACTCCCCGGCGGTAATGTAAAGCTTAATATAAATGATGATGAAGAACATCAATACGAGGTATCAGCCGGAAGTACATTGTTGAATACCTTACAGAATCAAAAAATATTACTGCCTTCTGCTTGCGGAGGCGGAGGAACATGCGGTATGTGTATTTGTGAAATTCATGAAGGCGGAGGAGAAATTCTTCCGACTGAAAAACCGTTCTTTACACGTAAAGAAATTAAAGAAAGCAAGCGATTGGCATGTCAAGTTAAAGTAAAAGAAGACATGAAAATTGAAATAGAACAAGAGATTCTCGGTATCAAGAAATGGGAATGTGAAGTTGTTTCTAACGAAAATGTTGCCACTTTTATCAAAGAATTTGTTGTTAAACTTCCTGAAGGCGAAACTTTGGATTTCAAATCAGGCGGTTACATACAAATAGATGTGCCTAAAATTACCGTTGATTTCAAAGATTTTGATATTGAAAAAGAATACCATGAAGATTGGGATAAGTTTGATATGTGGGCTTTACAAATGAAAAATCCGGAGGAAACATACAGAGCATATTCAATGGCAAATCATCCTGCCGAAGGGAATATCGTTATGTTGAATATTCGTATTGCAACCCCGCCTTGGGACAGAAGTAAAAATGCTTTTATGAATGTTAACCCGGGAATTTGTTCTTCATACATATTCTCTCTTAAACCGGGAGATAAAGTTACGGTTTCAGGACCGTACGGAGAGTTCTTCATTAAAGATACCCAAAACGAAATGATGTTTATAGGCGGAGGTGCAGGAATGGCTCCTATGCGTTCACATATTTTCGATCAATTCCAAACTCAAAAAACTAAACGTAAAGCTACATTTTGGTACGGAGCTCGTTCTTTAAGAGAGGTCTTCTACCAAGAACATTTTGATAAGATATCAGAAGAAAACGAAAATTTTGATTGGAGTTTAGCTCTTTCAGAACCGATGGAAGAGGATAAATGGACAGGAGCAACCGGATTTATTCATCAAGTAATATATGATAACTATTTAAAAGATCATGAAGAACCGGAAGAAATTGAATACTATCTATGCGGTCCGCCGATGATGAACTCAGCAGTAGAAAAAATGTTATATAATCTCGGTGTCCCGAAAGAAAATATTATGTTTGACGATTTCGGAGCATAACAATATTTTTAATTAAAATAATAAGCGCATCTTAATAAATATAAGGTGCGTTTTTTATTTAAAATCCGATAATGTGTTGAATAATACAATGTTCTTTGTAACATTACAGCCCCGTATTTTTATACTTGGGCAAACACTTTATCCGATTCTTATTAACAACCAATAATTTAATGAAATTTAAAGGGGAACAATTTTTATTTGTCCCTTTTTTTTATTAACAATTAACAAAAAAATTCTGTTAGAAATCATTTATTCCATATCTTTATAGTTCACAAAAATTATAGGCATAAAAAATGTATAACAGCAAAGAAAACAGCAGGCATATAGCAATTTCGGGGAATATAGGCTCCGGCAAAACAACACTGACAGATTTATTGGCAAAGCATTACAGATGGGATGCACACTTTGAAGATGCTGATAAAAATCCGTATTTAAATGATTTTTATGAAGATATGCAAAGATGGTCTTTCAGCTTACAAGTATATTTTTTAAACAGTCGTTTCAACCAAGTTTTAGATATCAGAAAATCAGGAAATACAGTAATACAAGACAGAACAATTTATGAAGATGCACGTATTTTTGCCCCTAACCTTCACGATATGGGATTAATGCCCACAAGAGATTTTGAAAACTACCAAAGTTTGTTTAAACTGATGAGTTCTCTCGTTCAACCGCCGGATTTATTAATTTATTTACGAGCAGGTGTTCCGAAATTAGTTAAACAAATTCAAAGCAGAGGTCGAGATTATGAAAATACAATCAGGCTTGATTATCTTACACGCCTTAATGAAAGGTATGAAGCTTGGATAACGGATTATAATCTCGGAAAACTTATGATTCTTGATGTAAATGATACAGATTTTGCTAATAACCCTAAAGACCTGAGTAAAGTGATAGATAAAATTGATGCAGAATTATACGGTATCTTCTAAACATGTACTTTAAATGATTTCAACAAAACTTACAAAACTGTTTAATATTGACATGCCGATAATAATGGCTCCCATGTTTTTAGTTTCAGACACAAACATGGTGAAAGCTGCAATTTTGAACAGAATAATAGGAACTTTCCCTACCTTAAACTATCGAGAGTCGGAAAAATTAGAAACTGCTCTTACAGAAATTAACACATATATAAACAATACTGAAAACCCCGGAACATACGGAGTAAATTTAATTACTCAAAAATCAAATCCGTATTATAAAAAACATTTGGAAATTTGTGTAAAAAACAAAGTCCCTTTTTACATAACGTCATTGGGTAATCCTAACGAAGTTATTGAAAAAGCACATAAATACGGTGCAAAAGTATTTTGTGATGTTACCAATTTAACACATGCCGAAAAAGTATATAATCTCGGTGCTGACGGAATTATTGCTGTCGGTCAAGGAGCCGGCGGACATGCAGGTCCCGATCCTTTACAAATTCTCATTCCTGCATTAAAGAAAAAATTCGAAGATTTTCCGATTATTGCAGCAGGAGGAATAAGCACAGGAACCGGTTTACATTCAGTTTTAGTTTTGGGTGCCGACGGAGCATCAATAGGAACAAAGTTTATTGCATCCGTAGAAGCTCCTGTATCACAGGAGTATAAAGAAGCAATAGTTAATGCAAAATCCGAAGATATTGTTATGACAGAACGCCTTTCGGGAACACCGAGTTCAATAATAAATACCCCTTACGCCAAAAAAATAGGATACAAACAGAATTGGTTTGAGAGAGTGCTGTCAAAAAACCCGAGAACAAAAAAGTATTTTAAAATGCTTATTCAAGTAAAGGGGATGAAAAAACTTGAAAAATCAGTTAAGCCCGGAAACTATAAAAACCTTTGGATTGCCGGAAAATCAGTTGAATTTATAGATGAAATCCTTCCGATTAACAAAATAATAAATAATTTTAAAACAGAGCTTGAAAAAAGCATAAAAAACACAATGTTTTAAAGTGCTGTTTTTTATGTGTATGTGTTTGTTATTCTGCCCGGCACGGTGTTTTTATAAGTTTATTGACAAAATATTGTTAATAATTATTGTTGTTTAATAAAATAGTTCTATTTTTGCAGACCAAAATTTCACACAAGTAATTTGTACAAATCAATAAAATAATAACAAGTGAATACTTTAAGTTACAAAACAATTTCAGCCAATAAAGAGACCGTCAATAAAGAATGGTTATTAGTTGATGCTGAAGGAGAAACATTAGGTAGGTTGGCTTCCGTAGTTGCAAAACTAATCAGAGGCAAATATAAAACAAACTATACACCGCATGTTGATTGTGGTGATAATGTTGTTGTCATTAATGCCGAAAAAATTCAATTAACCGGTAAAAAGTGGGAT carries:
- the nqrE gene encoding NADH:ubiquinone reductase (Na(+)-transporting) subunit E, which codes for MQDLLNLFVRSIFVENMVFAFFLGMCSYLAVSKTVKTAMGLGLAVIFVLVITVPVDWLLNEYILKKGALEWLIGAKALDVDLSFLSFIMFIAVIASMVQLVEMIVEKFAPALYSSLGIFLPLIAVNCAILGGSLFMQERELASVGEATVYGLGSGIGWLIAIIGIAAIREKIRYSNVPAPLRGLGITFIATGIMGIAFMTFMGIKL
- a CDS encoding nitronate monooxygenase, with product MISTKLTKLFNIDMPIIMAPMFLVSDTNMVKAAILNRIIGTFPTLNYRESEKLETALTEINTYINNTENPGTYGVNLITQKSNPYYKKHLEICVKNKVPFYITSLGNPNEVIEKAHKYGAKVFCDVTNLTHAEKVYNLGADGIIAVGQGAGGHAGPDPLQILIPALKKKFEDFPIIAAGGISTGTGLHSVLVLGADGASIGTKFIASVEAPVSQEYKEAIVNAKSEDIVMTERLSGTPSSIINTPYAKKIGYKQNWFERVLSKNPRTKKYFKMLIQVKGMKKLEKSVKPGNYKNLWIAGKSVEFIDEILPINKIINNFKTELEKSIKNTMF
- the nqrC gene encoding NADH:ubiquinone reductase (Na(+)-transporting) subunit C, coding for MKIDTNGNLYTFIYAAVLVIVVAAALAFTAIQLQPLQEQNVKVEKMQNILQSVGFNPTVENASELYAKYVQEDFVVDINGERKEGKGFDVNMKKESRKTFKIKALKNKLQTAEGSEKAKLQDELNSLRASLNLPVYVCEKDGDIHYIFPLQGKGLWGPIWGYIALDNDFNTIYGAVFDHKAETPGLGADINKDWFEQPFSGKTLFEGDEFVSITLYKGGKGSAVLAGDSEHGCDAISGGTITSKGLERMLKEEWLYNYEAFLKKNKK
- a CDS encoding Na(+)-translocating NADH-quinone reductase subunit A produces the protein MSKVIKIKKGLDIKLVGSAEKEVTKLPLSKYFAVKPTDFPGITPKVVSKSGVDVKAGTTLFYDKYNPDVVFTSPVSGKLFAVNRGERRRILEFVIETNDKNEYETFRQAKPKDLNREEIKDNILKSGCWPFIKQRPFAVIADTNEVPRDIFITSFDSAPLAANLDFVVKDNFSEFQTGVNALKKLTDGKVYLGIKAGELSTPYTNTANVEKYEFSGPHPAGNVGVQINKIKPVNKGETVWTLSAADVIIIGRLFETGKYDARRTIALAGSEVKNPKYYNTLIGAPISDIIKDNLKTTDSDIRIISGNVLTGERVSEKNYVGFYDNVVTVIPEGNKAEFLGWGMPGFGKFSVSRAFFSWLKPKKERVIDTKLHGGERPFIVTGEMEKVFPMDIFPMQLLKAIHIKDLDLMEELGIYEIAEEDFALCEVINTSKIEIQKSIREGFEFAIKELG
- a CDS encoding deoxynucleoside kinase, yielding MYNSKENSRHIAISGNIGSGKTTLTDLLAKHYRWDAHFEDADKNPYLNDFYEDMQRWSFSLQVYFLNSRFNQVLDIRKSGNTVIQDRTIYEDARIFAPNLHDMGLMPTRDFENYQSLFKLMSSLVQPPDLLIYLRAGVPKLVKQIQSRGRDYENTIRLDYLTRLNERYEAWITDYNLGKLMILDVNDTDFANNPKDLSKVIDKIDAELYGIF
- a CDS encoding NADH:ubiquinone reductase (Na(+)-transporting) subunit B — protein: MKGLHRYIEKIKPNFEKGGKHERWGAVFESFETFLFVPGNTTPKKGAHIRDAMDSKRLMSVVVLAVIPAMLFGMWNVGHQYFLSIGTDAGIWQAFGHGLIRVLPIVVVSYVAGLGTEFVFVHIKRKEIEEGFLVSGILIPLIIPVDTPLWMVAVATIFAVIIGKEVFGGTGMNIANPALLARAFLFFAYPSKMSGDKVWISRLTEGNGIIDGFSGATPLGQAVENGANIVDGAGHSLSTFDYFMGWIPGSIGETSTLMILLGAIILLFTGVASWKIMLSAFAGGAVMGLLLNTFATDTNPVMAIPFYDHLLLGGFAFGMVFMATDPVTAAQTTKGKWIYGFLTGFIAILVRVLNPAYPEGVMMAILLMNVMAPLIDHYVVRGNVKKRLKRIKVAGK
- a CDS encoding NADH:ubiquinone reductase (Na(+)-transporting) subunit D, encoding MSKNSKLLSGPINLNNPITVQVLGICSALAVTVKLEPAIVMSVSVLFVMAFANVIISLLRNTIPSRIRIIVQLVIIAALVILVDQVLKAYLYDVSKQLSVFVGLIITNCIIMGRLEAFALGNKPYASFLDGVGNGAGYAVIMIIIAAVRELFGAGTLTLPGLGELQIIPQGFYDFGYQNNGLMILPPMALIVVGVIIWVQRARTRELIEEN
- the nqrF gene encoding NADH:ubiquinone reductase (Na(+)-transporting) subunit F produces the protein MILLQTTPDLSTVLIISIAAFLTMIILLVAILLFAKAKLLPGGNVKLNINDDEEHQYEVSAGSTLLNTLQNQKILLPSACGGGGTCGMCICEIHEGGGEILPTEKPFFTRKEIKESKRLACQVKVKEDMKIEIEQEILGIKKWECEVVSNENVATFIKEFVVKLPEGETLDFKSGGYIQIDVPKITVDFKDFDIEKEYHEDWDKFDMWALQMKNPEETYRAYSMANHPAEGNIVMLNIRIATPPWDRSKNAFMNVNPGICSSYIFSLKPGDKVTVSGPYGEFFIKDTQNEMMFIGGGAGMAPMRSHIFDQFQTQKTKRKATFWYGARSLREVFYQEHFDKISEENENFDWSLALSEPMEEDKWTGATGFIHQVIYDNYLKDHEEPEEIEYYLCGPPMMNSAVEKMLYNLGVPKENIMFDDFGA